CTATTACATTTTACAGGAATGGAAATTTGGGAGGTTCGCCTGCAAGCTAGCAAGCGCCATCATCTACCTCCACATGTATACCACCTTCTCATTTTATGTGGCGATCATCATAATACGCCTCTTCCGACCTGAGTTTAGGAAGTGTTGCACTACAACCTGGGTGGCTGCTGTCTGGCTGGTGGGAGCACTGGTGATCACACCTGTTTTTCTCTCGTACTATGGCACCTTTAAGACATACCGCCCTTCTGAATGCTTTCAGTTCCACAAGGACATACAGGAGGTGCCCATGGTGATCATAAACTACTGCTTGGTTGGGATTTTGGTGGCAGTTTGTGCTGTGCTCACCATAATCCAGTTGTCCGTGATCTACAAACTAGCTGTGAAATACTGGCCTGACATCAACTCCCATGTGGAATTCAGGGCTCAGGCAAAGAGTTTCTTCTTCATCTTGGTAACATTAGTGTGCTTTATGCCCCATCACGTATTCAGAGTGTATTACATCCAAAACTGCCACCTGGATAAAGACCATAAACTACTCACATACAATGAAATCTTTTTAGCTTTAACAACAATGTGCTGCTTGGATATGTTGTGCTTCGTAGCAGGAATAGCCCACTGAACTGTGAACTACGAGGAAATCCAGCTGCAGTGTGTCAATACGGGCTTTTGACAGAAATAAAACTCTGTTGGGACTTTGCTGAGCTAGGGAGATCGCTGAGCTCTCAGCATGGCTGTATAGGTCTGTAGCATTGTTTGGCTTTTGCAGACCAGTAAGATCCATTTTTCAGAAGCTACTGGTTTTTATCTTCCTTCTTGAAGGTAGACACATGAGTCTTACTCTAGTTTTTGACCTAAGAGTCATGCCCTGAAGCTTCATTAAGATTTTCCTTAGCTGTCCCTCTCTAACAATTACAGCACAAGTATCgattcctttctattttttcctcaaagtGTCTCAGTAGCAACAACGCACTGTGGCCAGCAAGTTGTCTGCTCTGAATGTCTAACAACCTCTTCTAGCAATTGTGATACTgaagggaagagagggaagaaaaaaattcctttacaGGATTTTTGTACTAGTCATTTTAGATAGCAAGGACATAAACTCTATTTAAATAAGAAGTATTCAAGGCATGAAACAGGGTATGAATGAAATATTGTAGGAACATATTTCAGCTGAATCCTTCTTTTATTCACTTATACAAAGTgtatattaaattaaattatatgaaaacaCTTATCATTCTCACAACTTCTCCTTCACTCCAAAACCACAAGCAGCATACTGAATTGTGGTGATTACACGTTTAGAGTGAGTGAGAGCAGAACAGGCCACAGGTTTTAAACTGCTTTATGTCATTCTCCCATCACGACTGGATTTGTGACTGTTATCCCTTAGGTCCATTGTAGCCAGAGAAATACAGGTTACTGTAGTCCATTAACTGGATCTGGAATTCAAATTGAGGGGTCTGGTCCTCTATTGAAGGATCAGCCGCTCTCTaggagaaggaaatattttatcagCCTTCGAAAAACCTTTGATGTCTGGTCACTTTCTGTTGACAGTTGATTTATTATCAGATgccatattttttccatttgcacatgtaacaaagcaaaaccagaataaactAACTGAGCTGTGTTTAATCAGTTCAACATATGCTCATGTATGTGTATACAAACTTATGCTGGAGTATATATTTTCTCCATTAGACAGATTATATCCTTTGGGAACCACATCCGTTCTGGGAATCTCTGTTTTATCTTCATTATGTAAAAGTTTTTTCATGATTGCATTCTGACTGTTCTGCTCAGTGCAGAAGGTCTCTAACCCTTCTGTCAAAGGCCCCACTATCATTTACTGCATCCCAACAGCTTGCGGCCAGATTTCTCCCACCCCAGACTCCCAGGATTCACACAAGGGTATGCTTCTTCCTTCATAGCCCCATAAATTGCCATAATTTTAGTCTGGCAATCTTTGCTACAGAAGTGTTATGATCCCTAGATTCAAACAGGTCAAAACTTGATTTGGGAGGGTTAAAAAGTTACACCTATAAAGTAGTGACAGTGATGCCTCAGATTGATGGCATTTCTTTGAACAAAAGTGCTTACACCTCCTGAATAAATGTTTTTGCCTTTACATTTCTGTAAAAGCTTTGTTAAAAACTCACAATGGTTTCAGGATCCTTTCTgcctcttttaaaaaatgggagGTGTCCAGGGGACCAGCAATAACTCCTGAAGTCTTCTGAAAATCCTGCCCTTAGGGCTTCTTCTAGTGTTACCTGGTCCACCCCTGTTGCTTGCAGAGCATCAAGGTTTCCTCTCTTTCCCACTCTGCCCtgcagtgagtaggctgggggtgggcaagactttgggaggggacacaagcGGGGCAACTCACGTGAACTGGCCAAAGCaatattccatactatatgatgATGTGCTCAGCAATGCAAACTGAGGtagaagaagaagggaggggattGACTTCTTTGGTGGTGGTTGCTCAGAGACTGTCTGGGCATCAGAAGATGTGGGAGATGATAAGTGAtttcctgcttgttttcttttttctctttctttcacctattaaactgtctgtGCCTTGACTCAtgaattttgcttttgttcttcctattcTCTGCCCCGTCCTGCTGGGGGTGGAGGGACTGAGAGAGAGTTGTGTGGGTGCTCAACTGCTGGCTGGGGCCAGCCCACCGCACACCCCTCACCATTGAGACCCCAGCTCCCTGATTGATAGAAAAACGGATGTAGCTGAAATCTGCATCTGTGGTGCTTCTTCCTTGCAGCCACAGCCAAACAACCCTTATTATTAACCGTTGTAATGAGGGAAAGTATGAGAAGTGAAGTACAGTTTATGCTTCAGCTTCTTCTCACAGTTTTTAGAAACTGCAACAGTTTTTGCACCAAGGCTTCAGATAGAACTTCATTCTAGTGCTTGTTGTACCATCTAGATTGTACTCATCCCCATTCCTTCTTCCACCCAACAGTCACTTTCTTTAACCCTACCCATGAACCATACTCCTCTCTGTCTCTTGGCCTTCACCACTGATTCATCGTTCCTGCAATTTAACCtaagttcctttttcttttttttttatgcttcacCATTTTCTCTGTACCTTCTTTCACTGACTAGGGCTCAGTCATGGGAGGTCAAACTACTCTCTGATCTCAGTATGGTCCTCTTAATTCAGAGGATAATGGCTCGAACACTGATCCCAGTGTTGTTAGATCTAAGACTCACATTCAGGTGATAGACATAAGCTGTATTCAATACCCAGTCCCCCACTGAGATCTGGAAGCACTCTAAAAACTGGTTAAAATAGAAAGTTATCACTCTCCAGGAGGATAATCTGAGAATTCTGAAAGGGTAATAATATTGAGCTCAGATTGTAGGGTACTATTCTTACTGTGAATTATGTAATGACACATcccctgaaaaacagaaaaaatggttGGTTTGAATGCCATTTGCATGATCCAAGTAATTCCGGAGATAATTATACACATTAGTAATTGCTTTCACGTTAACTGAATATGTAAAATTGTAAACCATTTAGTCATCCCATTCATTTTTAATGGCATCAAATGAACACTGGGAAAATCCCCAGacatgctgaaggaaaagaatatCAAACTGTTAAATGTATCTGCCATTGTTGTTCTCTGCATGAAGTTCTGCATAAAAAGAGcaggcaaacaaaacaaagccaaaatccCATTTGTACACCTGAATTCCTGAGTTGGTTTGATAACAGAAAGCTATAGGTGGAGCAAGAGGATTCTTACTATCAAAAACTAGTGTGCTCACTGCTGTCACAATTATGGTGCTGCTATAGGTGGCCTACTTCTACCTAACTCGGGCATATCTTTTTAAATAGTGTTGATCGGGATGTGAGCCCCACTCATAGGCAAACTGCACAAGGGACATATCTTTTTTAATTCATATCTGCCAGTACACAGAACAGCAGTGCTTAAATGGAAGAAAGTCTCCATTTCCTTCTGACgcatctcttccttctgcctgCTTAGAGAGAAAGGTCATATTGATGGTGTTGTCATATGGGCATGCCCCTCACTGTAAGCaagcagaaggaagagatgcatcagaaagaaacaaaggTATACTTctcctcccattttttttccttctccactcAAGCACTGGCATTCTGGGCACTAACAGATtttggtggggaaaaagaaacGATGATCAAGTAATGCTCTTTGCCTCAGATGGCTCAAGCTGCCCAACCCATACATAACAGGAAGCTCATTACAATTTTCAATTTCTATTCTCCTCTCTGCAATAGCTGAAGATCATTTTCTTTGCAGTTCCAGAAGTATGAACTAAAGAAAGTGGTCTGTAAGAGGTCACGGGGAGATGGTGAGGGGGATGGTGTGGGGATGGCACACTTGCAGAGTGTGCGTGGGATACAGATGGACCAACTTTGTCTCCATGAATAATGAAATTGTTCACTTCACGTACTCTAACCAGAATTCAGGGTTAAAGCTGTAATCTGTCTTGTGTTTTCGCTGTCTGAGCCTGAATCCCTTGTCCTGGCTATCCAGATACCCTGAGTTTCAGGGTGGCTCTTTGCTATGAAAGGGTCAGTCCCCAAGCCTAAGATTCACATGCATCAAGGTGTCC
The DNA window shown above is from Strix aluco isolate bStrAlu1 chromosome 1, bStrAlu1.hap1, whole genome shotgun sequence and carries:
- the LOC141934425 gene encoding putative G-protein coupled receptor 141, whose translation is MPNSSIIQQNHSSNETLPDTSERLHTVLIALYLIDLTGGTLGVIMMSHQLFQRRSQSVMTIIIINLLVLHTFMLLSIPFRLSYYILQEWKFGRFACKLASAIIYLHMYTTFSFYVAIIIIRLFRPEFRKCCTTTWVAAVWLVGALVITPVFLSYYGTFKTYRPSECFQFHKDIQEVPMVIINYCLVGILVAVCAVLTIIQLSVIYKLAVKYWPDINSHVEFRAQAKSFFFILVTLVCFMPHHVFRVYYIQNCHLDKDHKLLTYNEIFLALTTMCCLDMLCFVAGIAH